The following proteins are co-located in the Apium graveolens cultivar Ventura chromosome 5, ASM990537v1, whole genome shotgun sequence genome:
- the LOC141723633 gene encoding pectate lyase-like, whose translation MKMETVKHAFCFVYVGIAMVSAASVELNVTKEDEMVWKARAADAKKHALSAFDPHPHHVTNQLNSHVHKATEGNSNHTRRSLHGRKRRGQCRATNPIDQCWRCDPNWNKNRMRLADCALGFGRDTTGGKGGRIYVVTDPSDCDLINPKPGTLRHAVIQSEPLWIIFKHSMIIKLSEELIMTSNKTIDGRGAQVHICSGAGLTIQFVHNVIVHNLHIYDIKAGNGGMIRSSVDHYGLRSRSDGDGISIFGSSHIWIDHISMYNCMDGLIDVVEASTAVTISNCHFTRHNEALLFGATDSYPEDKIMQVTLTFNHFGNGLVQRMPRCRFGFVHVVNNDYTHYLMYAVGGSSNPTILSQGNRYVAPKNPNAKEVTKRDYAEESEWKHWIWRSERDLMENGAFFVESGDPKHVFPTGNDMIQPKPGTLVDRLTKFAGAIGCKKNMPC comes from the exons ATGAAAATGGAAACTGTAAAGCATGCATTTTGTTTTGTATATGTTGGTATTGCAATGGTTTCGGCTGCTTCGGTGGAGTTAAATGTTACTAAAGAGGACGAGATGGTATGGAAGGCGCGAGCTGCAGATGCTAAAAAACACGCTTTGAGTGCTTTTGATCCTCATCCACATCATGTCACCAATCAATTGAATAGCCATGTCCACAA GGCAACGGAAGGAAACAGTAACCACACAAGAAGGAGCTTACACGGAAGAAAAAGAAGGGGCCAATGTAGAGCTACAAACCCTATAGACCAGTGTTGGAGATGTGATCCGAATTGGAATAAAAATCGGATGAGGCTAGCGGATTGTGCCCTTGGGTTTGGCCGCGATACCACAGGTGGCAAAGGTGGCAGGATCTATGTAGTTACTGATCCATCTGACTGTGACCTGATTAATCCTAAACCTGGCACCTTACGTCATGCAGTAATTCAGTCCGAGCCTCTTTGGATCATATTTAAACACAGCATGATAATTAAATTAAGTGAAGAACTTATCATGACAAGTAATAAAACAATTGATGGACGTGGAGCTCAAGTTCACATTTGTTCTGGAGCTGGATTAACGATACAATTTGTGCACAATGTAATTGTACACAACCTTCATATTTACGACATTAAGGCTGGCAACGGTGGAATGATTAGAAGTTCGGTAGATCATTACGGTCTTCGATCCAGGAGTGATGGTGATGGAATCTCAATTTTTGGATCTTCTCATATTTGGATTGATCATATTTCTATGTACAATTGCATGGACGGGTTAATTGATGTTGTTGAGGCTTCCACCGCTGTTACCATCTCAAATTGCCACTTTACAAGGCATAATGAG GCGCTTCTGTTTGGTGCAACTGACAGCTATCCGGAGGACAAGATAATGCAAGTGACATTGACATTCAATCATTTCGGAAATGGGCTGGTTCAAAGAATGCCAAGATGTCGATTCGGATTTGTGCATGTAGTCAACAATGACTACACTCACTATCTAATGTACGCAGTTGGTGGAAGCTCTAATCCCACCATTCTTAGTCAGGGGAACCGCTACGTAGCTCCAAAAAATCCCAATGCTAAAGAG GTGACGAAGAGGGACTATGCAGAAGAAAGTGAATGGAAACATTGGATATGGAGATCAGAGCGAGACCTAATGGAGAATGGAGCATTCTTCGTTGAATCCGGAGATCCTAAACACGTCTTTCCTACTGGTAATGATATGATACAACCTAAGCCAGGGACTCTTGTAGATAGGCTCACAAAATTTGCCGGTGCTATTGGTTGCAAGAAAAATATGCCATGTTGA